TCGAAGCGCCGGCCGATGCGTTGGAACAGACCCTGGCGCAACTGTGGGCCGAGGTGTTGAAGCTTGCGCAGGTCGGGCGGCATGACAGCTTCTTCGAGCTGGGTGGGCATTCGTTGCTGGCGATTCGACTGGTCAACCTGCTGGAAGAGGCGGGGTTGCAGGTGTCGCTGGCGGAGCTGTTCCAGCATGCCAGCGTGGCCTCTGTGGCCGCGATGCTGCACCAGCGCACGGATGAGCCGGTGCGCGACAGTTCGGTGATTACCGTGCGCAGCAGCGGTTCGCAGGCGCCGCTGTTTCTGGTCCACGAGTTCAGCGGCATGGATGTGTACTTTCCGGCGCTGGGCCAGCACCTGCCCGGTGACTACCCGATCTATGGCCTGCCGGGCGCGGCGCTTGGCGAGTCGCACCTGAACACCATGGAAGGCCTGGCAGCGCGCCTGGTCGGGTTGATTCGCGGCCTGCAACCCCATGGGCCGTACCGGCTGGCGGGTTGGTCGTTTGGCGGGGTGTTGGCGTATGAAGTGGCGATGCAATTGCTGGGGCTGGATGAGCCGGTGGCGTTTCTCGGTTTGATCGACAGCTACGTGCCGCGCATGACCGACCAGGGCAAGGCGCGCTGGAGCGGGCCGGATGCGCTCAAGCGGCATCTGCTGCTGCAGTGCACGGCGTATTGGAAAGCACAGGGAGGTGTGGATGAGCTGGCGAGCCTTGAACAACTGGAGGCGGGCATTGGACAGCTGGACTTTGCAGGTTTGCTGCAACGCTGTCGCGATGAAGGTCTGCTGTACGCGCAAATGGCAGCGGCGACGGACGCGGACCTCTTGAGTTTTATCCAGCGTGAAGTGGGGCACGGGCATGCGCTGGCGCATTACAGCCTGTTCCCACTGCCGGTGGCGGTGCATCTGTTCAGCGCGCAGGAGCGGCCCACCGAGTTGTCGCGCCGCCGTGTTTCGCTGGGTTGGGAGGACGCGCTGGCGCCGGGGCAATTGCGCCAGGTGGAAGTGCCAGGCGATCACCAGAGCATGATGCAGGCGCCGCGTATCCAGGCGTTGGGGCGTGCGATGTCTGAGGCGCTGGCGGTGGGTGTGTCGGTCGCCGAGGCGGCGCATCAACCGCTGTTGCGCATTCAGAGTGGGCGAGCAGGCTATGCGCCGGTGTTCTGTGTGCCAGGGGCCGGGGACAGCGTTACCGGTTATGTGGGCTTGAGCGAGGCGCTCGGGCGTGACTGGCCGTTGTTTGGCTTGCAGCCGCGCGGGCTGGATGGCGAGGCGGTGCCCCATAGCCAGGTGGAGGCGGCGGCGCAGTGTTATCTGGCGGCGCTGACGCAGGAGTGCCCCCAGGGGCCGGTGCATCTGGTGGGGCATTCGTTTGGCGGCTGGGTCGCGCTGGAGCTGGCGCTGCGGTTGCAGGCGCAAGGCCGTGAGGTGGCGTCGTTGACGGTGATTGACAGTGAAGCGCCAGGCGGTGCGGGGCGGCCTTACACGACGACGGCGGCGTTGCTGCGCCTGATCGAGGCGATGCAGTTGGCAGCTGGGCAGTCGCTGGGCATCGACCTGGTGGATTTTGCCGAGCGTGATGAGGTGGCGCAGCGCACGGGCTTGCATGCGGGGATGGTGGCGGTGGGGTTGTTGCCGGGGCGTGCCTCGGTTGACGCGATGGACGGCCCGGCGCGCACGTATGCGGCGGCGTTGCGCACCGTGTATCGGCCGCAGCAGCGTTACCACGGGGTGGTGCGGTTGGTGTTGGCTGAGGATCCTTCCCTGGATGCCGCCGGGAATCAGCGCGAGCAGGGGTTGATGATTGAAGGCTGGCGGCGGCAGGGCAGTGGGTTGGAGGTTTGGTATGGGCCGGGGAATCACTTTACGTTGCTCAAGGCGCCGAATGTGGTGGCGTTGTCGCGGTGGTGGCTTGAGGGTGTGGTGATTGGGGAGGTGGTGTCTTGATGGCCTTTGATGGACTCAGCTGTGGCAGCTGTCTGGGGTACATATCCGTTGCTGCGGTAACGGCGGCTTATGGTTCCGCTCTTACAGCGGGTCACTTTTTGAGGGACCAAAAAGTAACCAAAAAGTCCTCGCCCCACCACTCGGCACCTCGCCTAGGCTCGGTGTGCCCGAACGCAGGCTTTGGAGCGTGGGCCGCCGCGATGGGCCATCCTTGGCCCAGCGCGGCTAACCCGGCGTCCTGCCGGGTTGCCCACGCTCCAAAGCCTGCGTTCGGCCAGCGTGGTTTAACGGGGCGCTTGAGATCAAAAGCCCGATCAAGATCAAGATCAAGATCAACAGCAAATCAAAAGCCGAGTAATCCGTTCCTGATGCATGGAGATCCAAATGTGGGAGCTGGCTTGCCTGCGATAGCGGTGTATCAGCCAAGCACTTTGTGACTGACAGTCTGCAATCGCAGGCAAGCCAGCTCCCACACTAGAGCGTGTTAGCTGTAGGCCCTCTTCATCTTTTTATGGTCATTTATGGAAAAGTCAAAGTTTCGCAAACTCGGAATGCTCGCGGTGTTGGCGGTTGCCATTGGCCTTGTCGTGTACACGGTGCAAGCACCCGCCGATGCCCCGCAATACCTCACTGCCACGGCTGAACGCGGTGATATTGAAAACGCGGTGTTAGCCACCGGCCTGCTTGAAGGCGTCAAGCAAGTTGACGTCGGCGCCCAGGTGTCCGGGCAGTTGAAGTCGCTCAAGGTCAAGGTCGGCGACAAGGTGAAAAAGGGCCAGTGGCTCGCCGAAATTGACCCGCTGATCCTGCAGAACACCCTGCGCAAGGCCCAGGTGGATGAGGAAAACCTGCAGGCCCAGCGCCGGGCGACGGCGGCGCAGCTCAAGCAGGCCAAGTCCGTCTATGAACGCTACAAAGGTTTGCAGGTTGACGAGTCGGTTTCGCGTCAGGATTTCGAGGATGCCGAGTCCACCTTTCAGGTGCAGCAGGCCAACTTGTTGTCGTTGGACGCGCAAATCAAAAGCGCGCATATCCAGATCGACACCGCCAAGGTCAACCTGGCCTATACGCGCATCGTCGCGCCCATCGACGGCGATGTGGTCGGCATTGTCACCCAGGAAGGCCAGACCGTGATCGCCAGCCAGTTGGCGCCGGTGCTGCTCAAGCTGGCGGACCTGGACACCATGACCGTCAAGGCCCAGGTGTCTGAGGCGGATGTGATTCACATCAGCCCCGGCCAGCAGGTGTACTTCACCATCCTCGGCGAGGCCGACAAGCGTTACTACGCCAAGCTGCGCGGTACGGAGCCGGCGCCGCAGAACTTCCTTGAAACCCAGACCGCCGGCACGCCGAAGCAGAACACCGCGGTGTTCTACAACGCGTTGTTCGACGTGCCCAACCCCGACCACCGCCTGCGCATCGCCATGACCGCCCAGGTGCGTATTGTGCTCGACACCGCCCAGGCCGCGTTGATGGTGCCGGTGGCGGCACTTGGCGCGCGCAATGCCGATGGCAGCTATTCGCTGCGCGTGCTCGACGCCAAGGGCAAAGCCGTGTCGCGGGATGTGAAGACCGGGATCAACAACAACGTCAAAGTGCAGATTCTGGACGGCCTGGCCGAAGGCGATAAAGTCGTGATCGGTGACGCCACGCCTGCTGTGGCGGGGAGTTGAGCCATGACCCAACCCCTGTTGGAACTCAAGGGCATCACCCGCAGTTTTATGGCCGGCGAACGCGAATTCATTGCGCTCAAAGGCATCGACCTGACGATTCATGCCGGGGAAATGGTCGCGATCATTGGCGCATCCGGCTCGGGTAAATCGACCCTGATGAACATCCTCGGCGGCCTGGATTACGCCACCGCCGGCAGCTACAAGATCAATGGCATCGAAACCCGCTCGCTGGGCGATGAACAGTTGGCGGAACTGCGCCGCGATTACTTCGGGTTTATCTTCCAGCGCTACCATTTGCTCGCGCACTTGAGTGCCTTGCACAACGTCGAAATGCCGGCGATCTATGCGGGCACGCCGGAGACTCAACGCCACAGCCGCGCGCGCGAGTTGCTCACGCGCCTGGGCCTGGCGGGGCACACGACTCATCGGCCGAGCCAGCTTTCCGGTGGCCAGCAGCAGCGTGTGAGTATTGCCCGTGCGTTGATGAACGGCGGTGAAGTGATCCTCGCCGACGAACCCACCGGCGCCCTCGACACCCACAGCGGCAAGGAGGTGATGCGCATCCTCGCCGAGCTGCACGCGGCCGGGCACACGGTGATTATCGTCACCCACGACCCCAAGGTGGCGGCGAATGCCCAGCGCATTGTCGAGGTGTGCGACGGCGAGATTGTCAGCGACAAGGCCAACGACAGCGTCGGCCTGGAGCTGCCCGGCGAGGCCCCGATAGAAACCCGACGCAGCGGCGCACGCCGGCTGGTGGCGAGCCTGGGGTTGTTCAAGGAAGCCTTCAACATGGCCTGGGTCGCGCTGATTTCCCATCGCATGCGCACCTTGCTGACCATGCTCGGGATTGTCATCGGCATCACCTCGGTGGTGTCGATCTCGGCCATCGGTGAGGGCGCCAAACGCTATGTGCTCAAGGACATCCAGGCGATCGGAAGCAACACCATCGATATCTTTTCCGGCACCAGCTTTGGTGACAGCCGCGCATCGTCCATCGAGACGTTGATGCCCTCGGATGTGGAGGCGTTGAACCAACTGTATTACGTCGACAGCGCCACGCCGGTGGTGGGTCGTAACCTGCTGCTGCGTTTTGGCAATATCGATCTGGATGCGCAGGTCAATGGCGTCAGCGACCGCTACTTCAAGGTCAAAGGGTTGAAGCTGGAGGCCGGGATCGCCTTCAGCGAAAGCGACGCGCGACGCCAGGCCCAGGTGGTGGTGATCGACCACAACACCCGGCACCGCCTGTTCGGGCCGAATGTCGACCCGTTGGGCCAGGTGATCCTGGTGGGCAACTTGCCGTGCACGGTGATTGGCGTGACGGCCGACAACAAAAACATGTTCGCCGCCAGCAAGGCGCTGAACGTGTGGGTGCCTTACGAAACCGCGGCGGGGCGGCTTCTGGGCCAGCGTCATCTGGACAGCATCACCGTGCGCATCAAGGATGGCCAGCCGAGCAAGGTGGTGGAAGACAACGTCAATAAACTCATGCTGCAACGCCATGGCACCAAGGACTTCTTTACCAACAACCTCGACAGCATCATGCAGACGGTGCAGAAAACCAGCCGCTCGCTGGCACTGCTGTTGTCGCTGATTGCGGTGATCTCGTTGCTGGTGGGCGGCATTGGCGTGATGAATATCATGCTGGTGTCGGTGACCGAGCGTACCCGCGAGATTGGTATTCGCATGGCGGTGGGCGCACGGCAATCGGATATTCGCCAGCAGTTTCTGGTGGAGGCGGTGATGGTGTGTCTGATCGGCGGGATGATCGGGATCTCGCTGTCGTTCGCAATCGGTTATCTGTTTTCGTTGTTTGTGAAGGAGTGGGAGATGGTGTTCTCCCTGGGCTCGATCATCACCGCGTTTGCCTGCTCGACGATGATCGGCATTGTGTTTGGTTTTGTGCCGGCGAGGAATGCGGCGCGGTTGGACCCGATTGAGGCGTTGGCCAGGGACTGATTTTCCCCTGGCAACACACATCAACTGTGGGAGCGGGCTTGCTCGCGAATGCAGAGTGTCAGTCACCTTATGAGTGACAGATACACCGCTTTCGCGAGCAAGCCCGCTCCCACATTTAGATCCGTGTTGGCTTAAATACTGGCGGTGTCATCCGTCGCATACATCCACCGCAACAACGAATGCCGCCCGCTGATCCCCAGCTTGATCGCCGCGCGCTTGAGGTAACTTTCGATGGTGTTGACCTTCAGCGCCAGTTGCTCCGCCAACTCCGGCGCAGTGCGCCCGGCCAGCAGGCCGACGCACACTTCAAGCTCACGCTTGGACAGGGTCAGCCCCGATTGCACCAGGCGTTCTTCGATGCGACGGCGCAGGGTTTCGAGGCCTTGGCTTTCCGGCACCAGCGGTTCGCTGTTCGGGTGGCACGGCTGGATCGCGGTGATGTGTTTTTCCACCATGGGCAGCAACAGCGTGGAGAAGTCCTGCAGCATGCTGCGTTCCTGCGCTGAGAAACTCTCGGAGTGGTGCGCGCGGTACACCGACAGCACGTAGCGCATGTCGTCCTTGCGGCGCGTGAGGTGCAGTTGCGCGGCGGGTTGTTCTTCACCTAAAGCCACCACCGAATCGGTGTAGACCGGGCTGATCAGGCGCCGGGTTTGGCCTTCGGCGCTCACCCGCAATTGGGTGATATGGGTGGCGTCCACTGCCAGTTGGGTGAGGATCAGATCATGCAGCATACGTGGGAAGTGGCGACTGCCGGTGCTGGCGATGACCTTGCCTATATGTGGGAACAGGTGTGAGTTCATCAATTCGTCCATGAGTTTCGAGTGTAGGTATCCAGCCTTATAGCGACGGGGTTTAAGAAGGTAACGTGTATGAATAACCTACAGTGATAGTGCTCCCGCCGAGACGTATGCTAGTACAGCATCGCGAGATGAGGGGGATCCAATCTGGAAAAAATCAGATTAAAAATGCATAAGGACGGTCGGACCTGTCCGACGCATCCTGCGTGGGAAAGCATTACCTGGCGCGTAGGCCTTATTTTACGGCGTGCTCTTCTATCCTCGCCTGACGTGGCGCGGCGCGGGCGCATTTGGCCAGCGCCTGCTGCACATCCGCGAGCAGGTCGGCGATGTCCTCAAGCCCCACCGACAAACGCACCAGGCCTTCGCTGATACCGTGCTGCGCGCGCTCCTCTGGGGTGTAAGTGGAGTGAGTCATGCTGGCTGGGTGCTGGGCCAGTGATTCGGCATCGCCGAGGCTGACCGCGCGGGTGAACAGCTTCAGGGCATTCATGAAGCGCCGGCCCGTTTCAATCCCGCCCTTGAGCTCAAAGGCGATCATGCCGCCGGACTGCCTCATCTGCCGCGCCGCCAGTTCGTACTGTGGGAAAGAACGCAGGCCAGGGTAGGTCACCCATTGCACCATCGGGTGCGCCTGCAAGGCTTCGGCCACTGCCTGGGCATTGCTGCAATGGCGATCCATGCGCAAGGCCAGGGTCTTGAGGCCGCGCATCAGCAAGGATGCATCCTGGGGCGACATCACCGCACCGGTGAGGTCCTTGAGCCCTTGCAGACGGATGCGTTGCGCCAAGGCGTGGTTGCTCACGGCAATACCCGCGGTGATATCGCCATGGCCGCTGAGGTACTTGGTGGCCGAATGCACCACCACGTCAGCCCCCAGCTCCAGCGGCCGTTGCAGGTACGGCGTGCAATAGGTGTTGTCGACCACCACGGTGATGTTGGGTTGCGCGTGGGCGAGCTGGGCCACGGCGGCGATGTCCACCAGGCGCAGGTTGGGGTTGGCCGGCGTCTCGCAGTAAATCATGCGCGTGGCGGGCGACAGTGCCGCGCGCAAGGCTGCGAGGTCGGTGAGGTCGACATGGCGCACCTTGATGCCGAATTCGCCGATGCCGTGGTGCAACAGGGCGAAGGTGCAGCCGTAGAGGGTCTGGCTGACGATTACTTCGTCGCCTGGGCGCAACAGGGTCCAGAACGTCGCCGCAATAGCGCCCATGCCGGAGCTGAAGGCCACGGCTGCCTCGCCGTTTTCCAGGGTGGCCATGCGGGATTCGAGCAGGGCCAGGGTCGGGTTGGAAATACGTGTGTAGAAGTGCCCGCTGGCTTCACCGGCAAAGCAGGCGGCGCCGTATTCGGCGGTGGGGAACGCGAAAGTGGCGGACAAATAGATCGGTGGCACGAGGGCGCCGTGGTGGTCTTTGGGGTCATAGCCGTGATGGATGGCGCGGGTGGAAAAGCCGAATGTATTGTGTTTATTGTTCATGTCGGGCGCTCCTTATTTCCTACAATGCTATGCTCATAACTCAAGTAGAAATTTGCAAAATTTGCTGCCAAATCCCGCGCCAAGGGACGAAACATCCATAAAAACAATGAATAGAGGCAAGATATGCCCGTCAATTTGGATCGCACTGACAAGGCTCTTTTAAACGCGTTGCAAGGCAATGCCCGACTGACCGTGGCCGAGCTGGCTGATCGAGTTTCGTTGACGACGTCGCCGTGCTGGCGGCGAGTACGCAGCCTGGAAGAGAGCGGGGTGATCAGCGGCTACCAGGCGATCTTGTCACCCAAGGCGTTGGGGTATGGGGTGACGGCCTTTGTCAGCATCATGATGGAAAGCCATACCCAGGAGATTGCGCGGGCGTTTGAGCAGCGGCTGGTGGAGATTCCCGAGATTGTGGCGTGCCATAACGTGTCGGGGCGCTATGACTTTTTGCTGGAGGTTGTGGCCAGGGACCTGGAGTCGTTTGGCGAGTTTGCCCGGGAGGTGTTGCAGACGTTGCCGTGCGTCAAGGAGATTTATTCGAGTTTTTCGTATAAGTCGGTGCGGCGGTTGCGGGTGATTCCGTTGCCGGGCTGATCCTCGCGCTGTCTGCTTTCCGCGCTGGCGGTCGCTCATACGTCATCCAACGTATTCCCCGTTTTACCTGGCTCCACGAGACTGGATTGAACGCATCCCGTCATCCGTCCAGGAGCCAGTCCATGACCGAAACGCTGATCAAAGTCGACCTCAACCAGCCCGTCACCGAGAACGAGCAGATCCATAACCGCTGGCACCCGGATATCCCCATGGCGTGCTGGGTGAAGCCCGGTGATGACTTCATCCTGGAAACCTACGACTGGACCGCCGGCGCGATCAAGAACAACGACGACGCCAGTGATGTGCGTGACGTCGACCTGTCCACCGTGCATTACCTGTCGGGCCCGGTGGGTGTGCACGGCGCCGAGCCGGGTGATTTGCTGGTGGTGGACTTGCTCGACATCGGCGCCAAGGCGGATTCGCAATGGGGCTTCAACGGCTTCTTTTCGCGGCAGAACGGCGGCGGCTTTCTCACCGATCATTTCCCCAGCGCACAAAAAGCGATCTGGGATTTCAAGGGTATGTTCACCAGCTCGCGACACATCCCGGGGGTTAACTTTGCCGGCC
The sequence above is a segment of the Pseudomonas sp. R76 genome. Coding sequences within it:
- the macA gene encoding macrolide transporter subunit MacA → MEKSKFRKLGMLAVLAVAIGLVVYTVQAPADAPQYLTATAERGDIENAVLATGLLEGVKQVDVGAQVSGQLKSLKVKVGDKVKKGQWLAEIDPLILQNTLRKAQVDEENLQAQRRATAAQLKQAKSVYERYKGLQVDESVSRQDFEDAESTFQVQQANLLSLDAQIKSAHIQIDTAKVNLAYTRIVAPIDGDVVGIVTQEGQTVIASQLAPVLLKLADLDTMTVKAQVSEADVIHISPGQQVYFTILGEADKRYYAKLRGTEPAPQNFLETQTAGTPKQNTAVFYNALFDVPNPDHRLRIAMTAQVRIVLDTAQAALMVPVAALGARNADGSYSLRVLDAKGKAVSRDVKTGINNNVKVQILDGLAEGDKVVIGDATPAVAGS
- a CDS encoding MacB family efflux pump subunit, which encodes MTQPLLELKGITRSFMAGEREFIALKGIDLTIHAGEMVAIIGASGSGKSTLMNILGGLDYATAGSYKINGIETRSLGDEQLAELRRDYFGFIFQRYHLLAHLSALHNVEMPAIYAGTPETQRHSRARELLTRLGLAGHTTHRPSQLSGGQQQRVSIARALMNGGEVILADEPTGALDTHSGKEVMRILAELHAAGHTVIIVTHDPKVAANAQRIVEVCDGEIVSDKANDSVGLELPGEAPIETRRSGARRLVASLGLFKEAFNMAWVALISHRMRTLLTMLGIVIGITSVVSISAIGEGAKRYVLKDIQAIGSNTIDIFSGTSFGDSRASSIETLMPSDVEALNQLYYVDSATPVVGRNLLLRFGNIDLDAQVNGVSDRYFKVKGLKLEAGIAFSESDARRQAQVVVIDHNTRHRLFGPNVDPLGQVILVGNLPCTVIGVTADNKNMFAASKALNVWVPYETAAGRLLGQRHLDSITVRIKDGQPSKVVEDNVNKLMLQRHGTKDFFTNNLDSIMQTVQKTSRSLALLLSLIAVISLLVGGIGVMNIMLVSVTERTREIGIRMAVGARQSDIRQQFLVEAVMVCLIGGMIGISLSFAIGYLFSLFVKEWEMVFSLGSIITAFACSTMIGIVFGFVPARNAARLDPIEALARD
- a CDS encoding helix-turn-helix transcriptional regulator is translated as MNSHLFPHIGKVIASTGSRHFPRMLHDLILTQLAVDATHITQLRVSAEGQTRRLISPVYTDSVVALGEEQPAAQLHLTRRKDDMRYVLSVYRAHHSESFSAQERSMLQDFSTLLLPMVEKHITAIQPCHPNSEPLVPESQGLETLRRRIEERLVQSGLTLSKRELEVCVGLLAGRTAPELAEQLALKVNTIESYLKRAAIKLGISGRHSLLRWMYATDDTASI
- a CDS encoding methionine gamma-lyase, whose product is MNNKHNTFGFSTRAIHHGYDPKDHHGALVPPIYLSATFAFPTAEYGAACFAGEASGHFYTRISNPTLALLESRMATLENGEAAVAFSSGMGAIAATFWTLLRPGDEVIVSQTLYGCTFALLHHGIGEFGIKVRHVDLTDLAALRAALSPATRMIYCETPANPNLRLVDIAAVAQLAHAQPNITVVVDNTYCTPYLQRPLELGADVVVHSATKYLSGHGDITAGIAVSNHALAQRIRLQGLKDLTGAVMSPQDASLLMRGLKTLALRMDRHCSNAQAVAEALQAHPMVQWVTYPGLRSFPQYELAARQMRQSGGMIAFELKGGIETGRRFMNALKLFTRAVSLGDAESLAQHPASMTHSTYTPEERAQHGISEGLVRLSVGLEDIADLLADVQQALAKCARAAPRQARIEEHAVK
- a CDS encoding Lrp/AsnC family transcriptional regulator, which encodes MPVNLDRTDKALLNALQGNARLTVAELADRVSLTTSPCWRRVRSLEESGVISGYQAILSPKALGYGVTAFVSIMMESHTQEIARAFEQRLVEIPEIVACHNVSGRYDFLLEVVARDLESFGEFAREVLQTLPCVKEIYSSFSYKSVRRLRVIPLPG